One genomic window of Roseobacter ponti includes the following:
- the metA gene encoding homoserine O-acetyltransferase MetA, whose product MPIKIPADLPAYDVLTREGVMVMDPDQAARQDIRPLRIGLLNLMPKKIQTENQFARLIGATPLQIDLSLIRMSEHQTKNTAAEHMESFYRPFEEVRDEKFDGLIITGAPIEHLEFDAVTYWDELRQVMDWTQTHVHSTFGVCWGGMAMINHFHGVKKHILDAKLFGCYRHSNLAPASPYLRGFSDDCVIPVSRWTEMRQDEIDAAPGLTTLLGSDDAGPCLVEDPGHRALYIFNHFEYDSDTLKQEYDRDVAAGAPISVPMNYYPQDDPSRKPLNRWRSHAHLLYGNWLTEVYQDTPYDIDAIGT is encoded by the coding sequence ATGCCCATCAAGATACCTGCCGACCTGCCCGCCTATGACGTGCTGACACGCGAGGGTGTGATGGTGATGGACCCCGACCAGGCCGCGCGTCAGGATATCCGCCCGCTGCGCATCGGACTGCTCAATCTGATGCCGAAAAAGATTCAGACCGAGAACCAGTTTGCGCGCCTCATCGGCGCCACGCCGCTGCAGATCGACCTGAGCCTGATCCGTATGTCCGAGCACCAGACGAAAAATACCGCAGCCGAGCATATGGAGAGCTTTTACCGCCCCTTTGAGGAGGTCCGTGACGAAAAGTTCGACGGGCTGATCATCACCGGCGCGCCGATCGAGCATCTGGAATTTGACGCCGTGACCTACTGGGACGAGCTGCGCCAGGTGATGGACTGGACGCAGACCCACGTGCATTCCACCTTTGGCGTCTGCTGGGGCGGGATGGCGATGATCAACCACTTTCACGGGGTGAAAAAGCACATTCTGGATGCCAAGCTTTTCGGCTGTTACAGGCACAGCAATCTCGCTCCTGCCTCGCCCTATCTGCGCGGGTTTTCCGACGATTGCGTGATCCCGGTGTCGCGCTGGACCGAGATGCGGCAGGATGAGATAGACGCTGCCCCCGGGCTCACGACACTGCTGGGCAGTGATGATGCCGGTCCCTGTCTGGTCGAGGATCCGGGCCACCGCGCGCTCTATATCTTCAACCATTTTGAATACGACAGCGACACGCTGAAACAGGAATACGACCGCGATGTGGCCGCCGGCGCGCCGATCAGTGTGCCGATGAACTACTACCCGCAGGACGATCCGTCGCGCAAACCGCTCAACCGGTGGCGCAGCCATGCGCACCTGCTCTATGGCAACTGGCTGACCGAGGTCTATCAGGACACGCCGTATGATATCGATGCGATCGGGACTTAA
- a CDS encoding alpha/beta fold hydrolase, producing MVVALLIALALFAVVQWRAAEREITAEETYPAAGQYIDVDGTRIHLTVTGQGPDIVLIHGASGSLRDFTFDVVSRLEGDYRVIAVDRPGMGRSDRPEGYGGAWNTAAEPPALQADLLQGAANAVGAENPIVLGHSYGGAIALSWALTRPDDTAALVLLAAASNPWPGELGPLYRINASPAGSALVIPLITAFTPESYIRDIVDTIFAPQHAPDGYLDHFGPEMTLRRGTMRANAQQVNSLKPYVTEMKDRYPGLDLPVEILHGTEDDTVPMDIHSEPLSRQIPGAVLTRMEGVGHMPHHADPDAVVDAINRAAARAGLR from the coding sequence ATGGTCGTGGCGCTGCTGATCGCTCTGGCGCTTTTTGCCGTGGTCCAGTGGCGCGCCGCCGAACGCGAGATCACGGCGGAGGAGACGTATCCCGCCGCAGGGCAGTACATCGATGTGGACGGCACCCGCATCCACCTGACCGTCACGGGTCAGGGGCCGGATATCGTTCTGATCCACGGTGCGAGCGGCAGCCTGCGCGATTTTACCTTTGATGTGGTGAGCCGGCTTGAGGGCGATTACAGGGTCATCGCCGTGGACCGGCCCGGAATGGGCCGCTCTGACCGGCCGGAGGGGTATGGCGGTGCGTGGAACACCGCCGCTGAGCCGCCCGCGTTGCAGGCGGACCTGCTTCAGGGCGCAGCGAATGCAGTGGGCGCGGAAAATCCCATCGTCCTGGGTCATTCCTATGGTGGTGCGATTGCGCTCTCCTGGGCACTGACACGGCCCGATGACACGGCAGCACTGGTGCTTCTTGCGGCGGCGTCAAACCCCTGGCCGGGCGAGCTTGGGCCCCTGTACCGGATCAACGCATCGCCTGCAGGCAGCGCGCTGGTGATCCCGCTGATCACGGCCTTCACGCCGGAAAGCTACATCCGCGACATCGTCGATACCATCTTTGCGCCCCAGCACGCGCCCGATGGCTATCTGGATCACTTCGGGCCGGAAATGACACTGCGCCGCGGGACGATGCGCGCAAATGCCCAGCAGGTAAACAGCCTCAAACCTTATGTGACTGAGATGAAAGACCGCTATCCGGGCCTTGATCTGCCGGTCGAAATTCTGCACGGAACCGAAGACGACACCGTGCCGATGGATATCCACTCAGAGCCGCTTTCCCGGCAGATCCCCGGCGCGGTGCTCACCCGGATGGAGGGTGTGGGGCATATGCCGCACCACGCAGACCCTGATGCTGTGGTTGACGCGATCAACCGCGCCGCCGCCCGCGCGGGTTTGCGTTAA
- the ppk2 gene encoding polyphosphate kinase 2 has product MELPFDGAISAFFENDAPQHVREAIRAQDKGPILTADYPHSDRLGRKTYERDLAALQIELVKMQSWARESGARVAMVFEGRDGAGKGGTISRLRTNLNPRGARIVALPKPTEKEQTQWYFQRYVDHLPAAGEIVFFDRSWYNRAVVETVFDFCTDAQRAHFFSQVTPFEQMLVDDGIILFKFWLNVGRAEQLRRMLAREHDPLKQWKLSRIDVEGLKNWDAYTHAIGDTLTRTHVPDARWTVVRSDDKRRARLNVIRSVLHGIDYTHKDTGALGAIDTAICGGPDIWHA; this is encoded by the coding sequence ATGGAGCTGCCTTTTGACGGTGCGATCAGTGCCTTCTTCGAAAATGATGCCCCTCAGCACGTGCGCGAAGCGATCCGTGCGCAGGATAAGGGCCCTATTCTGACCGCCGATTACCCCCATTCCGATCGTCTGGGGCGCAAAACCTATGAGCGCGATCTGGCCGCACTGCAGATTGAGCTGGTGAAAATGCAGTCCTGGGCCAGGGAAAGCGGCGCCCGGGTGGCGATGGTCTTTGAAGGCCGGGACGGTGCGGGCAAAGGCGGCACCATCAGCCGCCTGCGCACCAATCTCAATCCGCGTGGCGCGCGCATTGTGGCCCTGCCGAAACCCACTGAAAAAGAACAGACCCAGTGGTATTTCCAGCGCTATGTCGATCATCTTCCGGCCGCCGGCGAAATCGTGTTCTTTGACCGCAGCTGGTACAACCGTGCCGTTGTCGAGACGGTTTTTGATTTCTGCACCGATGCGCAGCGCGCTCATTTCTTTTCTCAGGTCACCCCTTTTGAGCAGATGCTGGTGGATGACGGGATCATCCTGTTCAAGTTCTGGCTCAATGTGGGCCGCGCCGAACAGCTGCGCCGGATGCTCGCGCGCGAACATGACCCGCTGAAACAGTGGAAACTGAGCCGGATCGATGTCGAAGGGCTCAAAAATTGGGATGCCTATACGCATGCCATCGGCGATACGCTGACGCGCACCCATGTGCCGGATGCGCGCTGGACCGTGGTGCGCTCGGACGACAAACGGCGTGCGCGGCTCAATGTGATCCGCAGCGTGCTGCATGGTATTGACTACACACACAAAGACACCGGTGCGCTGGGGGCGATCGATACGGCGATCTGCGGGGGGCCTGACATCTGGCATGCCTAA
- a CDS encoding TetR/AcrR family transcriptional regulator produces MPKRGYHHGNLRQALIDAALQLIELRGPTGFTLSEAAKQAGVTPAAVYRHFDGREDLIAEAARQGYEMFAELMEFAYEKGQPSALAAFSATGRAYLAFARKYPGHYIAMFESGISVNRTPELAAAATRASAVLEKAATDLSQHIPEDKRPPASMFSAHIWAMSHGVVELFARNSPGRASPFPPDDLLETGIGIYLRGLGLISPDQ; encoded by the coding sequence ATGCCTAAACGCGGCTATCATCACGGCAATCTGCGCCAGGCGCTGATCGATGCGGCGCTGCAGCTGATTGAACTGCGCGGGCCCACCGGCTTTACGCTGTCTGAGGCGGCAAAACAGGCCGGCGTCACACCCGCGGCTGTCTACCGTCATTTTGACGGGCGCGAGGATCTGATTGCTGAGGCCGCGCGCCAGGGATATGAGATGTTCGCCGAATTGATGGAATTTGCATATGAAAAAGGCCAGCCTTCTGCACTGGCGGCCTTTTCCGCGACCGGGCGCGCCTATCTGGCCTTTGCGCGCAAATATCCCGGCCACTACATTGCGATGTTCGAAAGCGGCATCAGCGTGAACCGCACGCCGGAACTGGCAGCGGCCGCGACGCGGGCCAGTGCGGTTCTGGAAAAAGCAGCAACAGATCTCAGCCAGCACATACCCGAAGACAAGCGCCCGCCCGCGTCGATGTTCTCGGCGCATATCTGGGCCATGAGCCACGGGGTCGTCGAGCTTTTTGCGCGCAACTCCCCGGGACGCGCGTCTCCCTTCCCGCCGGATGATCTTCTGGAAACAGGCATTGGCATTTACCTGCGTGGCCTGGGCCTGATTTCACCGGATCAGTAA
- a CDS encoding VPLPA-CTERM sorting domain-containing protein has translation MSELKILAAAACTFLISIPVAGHTATIDVLWTSGTDAYDASMQSVADRAATYDPDGDGALSWNLTFWDGTSDPGFENYDAFVIGSTCNSNGTGNCSGSAGFFGNGVYADGVLAYGDEIEAARGDDSRTFLSGQDADFHQFNNLPGVDNGPQGFIINAVNWAASGVGLGIVSMTADIPSSLGSDWWTLPDSFLADEIPVADVFAFNSETVNIGAGQENFPVNEGLTSAGLSNWSTSSHACFNEIAGFTRINFAPQGAGECGVTIVTSGAEGGDTGGGDSTTNPIPLPAGIWLMMGGLGLLGAQKRRAKA, from the coding sequence ATGTCTGAATTAAAGATTCTGGCTGCAGCGGCCTGCACATTTCTCATTTCCATACCCGTCGCAGGACATACCGCGACCATCGACGTTTTGTGGACGTCCGGCACTGATGCCTATGACGCCTCCATGCAATCAGTCGCGGACCGGGCGGCCACTTATGACCCGGACGGCGACGGTGCGCTGTCCTGGAACCTGACTTTCTGGGACGGCACGTCCGACCCCGGGTTTGAAAATTATGATGCCTTTGTCATCGGCTCGACCTGCAACTCAAACGGAACCGGCAACTGTTCCGGATCAGCGGGCTTTTTCGGCAACGGCGTATATGCTGACGGTGTACTGGCCTATGGCGACGAAATTGAAGCGGCGCGCGGGGACGACAGCCGGACGTTTCTGTCCGGCCAGGACGCGGATTTCCACCAGTTCAACAACCTGCCTGGTGTCGACAACGGTCCGCAGGGTTTCATCATCAATGCGGTGAACTGGGCGGCGTCCGGTGTGGGACTCGGCATTGTCTCAATGACAGCAGACATTCCTTCCTCTTTAGGCAGTGACTGGTGGACCTTGCCGGACAGCTTTCTGGCAGATGAAATTCCCGTTGCGGATGTCTTTGCCTTCAACAGCGAGACGGTCAATATTGGTGCGGGACAGGAGAACTTTCCGGTGAACGAAGGCCTGACATCGGCGGGTCTGTCGAACTGGAGCACGTCATCGCATGCCTGTTTCAATGAAATTGCGGGCTTTACCCGGATCAATTTTGCGCCACAGGGCGCCGGCGAATGCGGCGTGACAATAGTAACATCCGGCGCCGAGGGTGGTGACACGGGCGGCGGGGACAGCACGACCAATCCCATTCCCCTGCCCGCCGGGATCTGGTTGATGATGGGTGGTCTTGGCCTTCTGGGCGCTCAAAAGCGCCGCGCCAAAGCCTGA
- the rpsI gene encoding 30S ribosomal protein S9, producing MADEINTLEDLKDVVTENIGAVQGVAAEEAIQREPVRDDLGRSYATGKRKDAVARVWIRPGSGKVTVNGKPQNEYFARPVLQMILAQPFTVSGTEGQFDVVATVKGGGLSGQAGAVKHGVSKALQLYDPSLRGALKAAGFLTRDSRVVERKKYGKAKARKSFQFSKR from the coding sequence ATGGCTGACGAAATCAACACACTCGAAGATCTCAAAGACGTTGTGACCGAAAACATCGGTGCCGTGCAGGGCGTGGCCGCCGAAGAAGCGATCCAGCGTGAGCCGGTCCGTGATGACCTCGGCCGCTCCTATGCCACAGGCAAGCGTAAGGACGCGGTCGCCCGTGTCTGGATCAGGCCGGGTTCCGGCAAGGTCACCGTGAACGGCAAGCCGCAGAACGAATACTTTGCGCGCCCGGTGCTGCAGATGATCCTGGCACAGCCGTTCACCGTTTCCGGCACAGAAGGCCAGTTCGACGTGGTCGCCACCGTTAAAGGCGGCGGTCTGTCCGGTCAGGCCGGCGCGGTCAAGCACGGTGTTTCCAAAGCGCTGCAACTTTACGACCCGTCGCTGCGTGGTGCTCTGAAAGCCGCCGGGTTCCTCACCCGCGACAGCCGTGTGGTTGAGCGTAAGAAATACGGTAAGGCCAAAGCGCGTAAGAGCTTCCAGTTCTCCAAGCGTTAA
- the rplM gene encoding 50S ribosomal protein L13, whose protein sequence is MKTFSATPADIDKKWILIDAEGVVLGRLASIVAQRLRGKHKPSFTPHMDCGDNVIVINADKIQLTGKKRDEHHYWHTGHPGGIKSRTKAQILEGAHPERVVTLAVKRMLPGNRLSRQVMTNLRVYAGGDHPHEAQSPEVLDVASMNSKNTRSA, encoded by the coding sequence ATGAAAACCTTTTCTGCAACACCCGCAGATATCGACAAGAAATGGATCCTGATCGACGCTGAAGGCGTTGTTCTGGGCCGTCTCGCATCGATCGTCGCACAGCGCCTGCGCGGCAAACATAAACCGTCCTTCACGCCGCATATGGATTGCGGAGACAACGTGATCGTCATCAACGCGGACAAGATCCAGCTGACCGGCAAGAAGCGCGACGAGCACCATTACTGGCACACCGGTCACCCCGGCGGGATCAAATCGCGCACCAAAGCGCAGATCCTCGAAGGCGCACACCCTGAGCGGGTCGTGACCCTTGCCGTCAAGCGCATGCTGCCCGGCAACCGTCTGAGCCGTCAGGTGATGACCAACCTGCGCGTCTATGCAGGTGGTGATCACCCCCACGAGGCCCAGAGCCCCGAAGTTCTGGATGTCGCATCCATGAACAGCAAAAACACCCGGAGTGCATGA
- a CDS encoding PLP-dependent aminotransferase family protein, with amino-acid sequence MGTIWRPEQVEGQGPKYKAVMEMIRRGIEAGLLSENDRLPPVRELAWTLKITPGTVARAYKILTENGTLNAEIGRGTFVAPAVPVPAAEAPIEIDVISHRAEENDNPFAVSMFSPHLPAVGQDRLIREMLGRVAQDPPSGMMHYPSRTGAKPAREAVVRWLTGTPLGAFSETDIVLSHGGQNGLSLIFQAILRGSKPAVLIEELSYPGFRRAAELLRADVIPVAMDAQGVIPEALEEAAKKYDAQVFCTSPEVHNPTGIFTPVARREALVGVARRNDLQIVEDDCYRMRVDRAPTYRMLAPERGWYVSSLAKTLTPALRIGFAIAPEGRTPDLRRIAEYNCFGLATPLIDLCAMLLAHPQIDRLAAETSRVSGAYVRSAVNILGGYDVSWRADVPFLWLRLPLGWRSGAFCQAAEAQGVQIRTAEEFVCRDARAPHAVRLAINAGVSLKSFEAAVLRLRHLLDNPPEQLTV; translated from the coding sequence ATGGGTACAATTTGGCGGCCTGAACAGGTCGAAGGGCAGGGGCCCAAGTACAAAGCCGTTATGGAGATGATCCGGCGCGGCATTGAAGCGGGGCTCCTGTCGGAGAATGACAGGCTGCCGCCGGTGCGGGAACTGGCCTGGACGCTGAAGATCACCCCGGGCACCGTCGCGCGGGCCTATAAAATCCTCACCGAAAACGGGACGCTGAACGCAGAAATCGGGCGCGGAACATTCGTTGCGCCGGCGGTGCCCGTGCCTGCCGCCGAGGCTCCGATTGAGATTGATGTGATTTCGCACCGCGCCGAAGAAAACGACAACCCTTTTGCCGTGAGTATGTTTTCGCCGCACCTTCCGGCGGTAGGCCAGGACAGGCTGATCCGGGAGATGCTGGGACGTGTCGCGCAGGATCCGCCCTCGGGGATGATGCATTACCCCAGCCGAACCGGTGCAAAGCCTGCGCGTGAGGCCGTTGTGCGCTGGCTCACAGGCACACCGCTGGGCGCTTTTTCAGAGACCGACATCGTATTGTCTCATGGCGGGCAGAACGGCCTGTCACTGATCTTTCAGGCGATCCTGCGCGGCAGCAAACCAGCCGTACTGATCGAGGAGTTATCCTATCCCGGCTTCCGGAGGGCTGCGGAACTGCTGCGGGCAGATGTGATCCCGGTGGCGATGGATGCTCAGGGCGTGATCCCTGAAGCCCTCGAAGAAGCAGCGAAAAAATACGACGCACAGGTTTTCTGCACATCGCCCGAAGTTCATAATCCCACCGGCATTTTCACGCCCGTGGCGCGCCGCGAAGCTCTGGTGGGGGTCGCCCGGCGCAACGATCTGCAGATTGTGGAGGATGACTGTTACCGTATGCGCGTCGATCGCGCGCCCACCTACCGGATGCTCGCACCGGAGCGGGGGTGGTATGTCTCTTCACTTGCCAAGACGCTGACGCCGGCGCTCCGGATCGGCTTTGCTATTGCCCCGGAGGGGCGCACGCCCGATCTGCGCCGGATTGCCGAATATAACTGTTTCGGGCTGGCGACGCCGCTGATTGACCTTTGTGCGATGCTGCTTGCCCACCCGCAGATTGACCGGCTGGCCGCTGAGACCAGCAGGGTTTCGGGCGCGTATGTCCGCAGCGCGGTGAATATTCTTGGCGGCTATGACGTTTCCTGGCGGGCGGATGTTCCGTTTTTGTGGCTGCGCCTGCCGCTGGGGTGGCGGTCGGGGGCTTTTTGTCAGGCGGCCGAGGCACAGGGCGTGCAGATCCGAACAGCGGAGGAATTTGTTTGCCGGGACGCGCGCGCACCGCACGCCGTGCGCCTTGCGATCAACGCCGGTGTTTCGCTGAAAAGTTTTGAGGCCGCCGTGCTGCGCCTGCGCCATCTGCTCGATAATCCCCCTGAACAACTGACCGTATAA
- a CDS encoding DUF1127 domain-containing protein gives MTQDMTLSPRTLDYLNRTRTVPMLSLIAVEFAVCLSQWVTRRRTRQALRQLTVWQLEDVGLTPETAHREASKVFWRA, from the coding sequence ATGACACAGGATATGACCCTCTCGCCCCGCACGCTGGACTATCTGAACCGTACCCGTACGGTTCCGATGCTGTCGCTGATCGCGGTCGAATTCGCGGTCTGCCTGTCGCAATGGGTCACGCGGCGCCGCACAAGGCAGGCGCTCCGGCAGCTGACGGTCTGGCAGCTGGAAGACGTGGGGCTGACACCTGAGACGGCTCATCGTGAGGCATCAAAGGTGTTCTGGCGCGCGTAG
- a CDS encoding ester cyclase — MKFFDACETGKGWAACAQYCAPGASFSAQAGALGDVTTLEGYAEWMKGLLVPLPDGRYELMAVGVDEDRASVCIAATFHGTHTVDAGGNPPTGKSVASEYAYVIGFEGDRITHMTKIWNDVYAVQALGWA; from the coding sequence ATGAAATTTTTCGATGCATGCGAAACCGGGAAAGGCTGGGCTGCCTGCGCGCAGTACTGTGCCCCGGGTGCGTCTTTTTCGGCCCAGGCCGGCGCACTGGGCGACGTTACCACGCTTGAAGGTTATGCGGAATGGATGAAGGGTCTGCTTGTTCCGCTGCCGGACGGACGGTATGAGCTTATGGCAGTCGGCGTGGATGAGGATCGCGCGAGTGTCTGCATCGCCGCCACGTTTCACGGCACTCACACTGTCGATGCGGGAGGCAACCCGCCCACCGGCAAATCCGTGGCCTCTGAATACGCCTATGTGATCGGCTTCGAGGGCGACAGGATCACCCACATGACCAAGATCTGGAATGACGTCTATGCGGTTCAGGCGCTCGGATGGGCGTAA
- a CDS encoding gamma-glutamylcyclotransferase family protein — protein sequence MTDDARSHRRLLVYGTLAPGEINHHLVQALAGTWSRATIRGHLDITGWGASHGCPGFIPDPGGLEVKVHLFTSDDLPAHWQRLDAFEGADYCRSVIVAETESGPCRACIYAFTASPAGRGGSA from the coding sequence GTGACTGACGACGCAAGAAGTCACAGGCGCCTTCTTGTCTATGGCACGCTGGCGCCCGGTGAGATCAATCACCACTTGGTGCAGGCGCTCGCGGGGACGTGGAGCCGTGCCACGATCCGGGGGCATCTGGACATCACAGGCTGGGGAGCGTCGCATGGCTGCCCGGGGTTCATTCCGGATCCCGGAGGCCTCGAGGTCAAAGTGCACCTTTTCACCTCCGATGATCTGCCGGCCCACTGGCAACGCCTCGATGCATTTGAAGGCGCCGATTATTGCCGCAGTGTGATCGTGGCGGAGACTGAAAGCGGCCCGTGCCGGGCCTGTATCTACGCCTTTACCGCATCGCCGGCAGGGCGTGGTGGCAGCGCATAG
- a CDS encoding PaaI family thioesterase: MPVQLSAAEIGTFLEEVFPQVDGDFIIEKVAENAARVRLVTADKHLRPGGTISGPSMFALADVAAYIVTLAMIGREALAVTTNCSIDFMRKPAAGKDLIAEATLLKLGRQLAVTDVRIRSDGSDQLVARAGLTYALPPRPAGDAVKA; the protein is encoded by the coding sequence ATGCCGGTACAACTGAGCGCCGCGGAAATCGGAACGTTTCTCGAAGAGGTTTTTCCCCAGGTCGACGGGGATTTCATCATCGAAAAAGTGGCTGAGAATGCAGCGCGCGTTCGTCTGGTGACGGCGGACAAACATCTGCGTCCGGGTGGCACGATCTCGGGGCCGTCCATGTTCGCGCTGGCCGATGTCGCGGCCTACATCGTGACGCTGGCGATGATCGGGCGGGAGGCGCTGGCGGTCACGACAAACTGTTCGATCGATTTCATGCGCAAACCGGCGGCAGGCAAAGATCTGATCGCTGAGGCCACACTGCTGAAGCTCGGGCGCCAGCTTGCGGTGACGGATGTGCGGATCAGGTCGGATGGCTCTGACCAGCTCGTGGCGCGGGCCGGCCTGACCTATGCGCTGCCACCACGCCCTGCCGGCGATGCGGTAAAGGCGTAG
- the trmFO gene encoding methylenetetrahydrofolate--tRNA-(uracil(54)-C(5))-methyltransferase (FADH(2)-oxidizing) TrmFO, which translates to MTQELHIIGGGMAGSEAAWQAANAGISVVVHEMRPAVGTFAHQTGLLGEMVCSNSFRSDDHEQNAVGLLHWEMREAGGLIMRTADKHRLPAGGALAVDREPFAQSVTDALMAHPNVRVEYGEIRALPRDGHWIIATGPLTSSALGEAIAAETGAEALAFFDAIAPIVYHDSIDMSKAWMQSRYDKGETEEERTAYLNCPMDKVQYEAFIDALIAADKTEFHEGETAGYFDGCLPIEVMAERGRETLRFGPMKPVGLTNPHQPDVKPYAVVQLRRDNKLGTLYNIVGFQTKMKYGAQADVFKCIPGLEEARFARLGGIHRNTFLNAPTLLDGQMRLRSQPNIRFAGQITGVEGYVESAAMGMLAGQLAAAEIRGERLETPPDTTATGALITHISGGAEAKTFQPMNVNFGLFPPVEGLKGGRRGRKDRYKAYTDRGKGDWKAWLSGAMAPA; encoded by the coding sequence ATGACACAGGAACTTCATATCATCGGCGGCGGCATGGCAGGCTCCGAAGCCGCCTGGCAGGCTGCAAACGCAGGCATATCCGTCGTTGTGCATGAAATGCGCCCTGCTGTCGGTACCTTCGCGCATCAGACCGGCCTTCTGGGTGAGATGGTCTGTTCCAACAGTTTCCGCTCGGACGATCATGAGCAGAACGCCGTTGGTCTGCTGCACTGGGAGATGCGCGAAGCGGGCGGGCTGATCATGCGCACGGCTGATAAACACCGGCTGCCGGCAGGTGGCGCGCTAGCGGTTGACCGTGAGCCCTTTGCGCAATCGGTAACGGATGCATTGATGGCGCACCCCAATGTGCGCGTCGAATATGGCGAAATCCGCGCGCTGCCGCGCGACGGCCACTGGATCATTGCCACCGGTCCGCTGACGTCGTCGGCTCTCGGCGAAGCCATCGCTGCTGAAACCGGCGCGGAAGCGCTGGCGTTTTTCGATGCCATTGCGCCGATCGTCTATCATGACAGCATCGATATGAGCAAAGCGTGGATGCAGTCACGTTATGACAAGGGCGAGACCGAAGAAGAGCGCACCGCCTATCTCAACTGCCCGATGGACAAAGTACAGTACGAGGCTTTCATTGACGCGCTGATCGCTGCGGATAAAACCGAATTTCACGAAGGTGAAACCGCGGGTTACTTCGATGGCTGTCTGCCCATCGAGGTGATGGCCGAGCGCGGGCGCGAGACCCTGCGCTTTGGTCCTATGAAGCCTGTGGGTTTGACAAATCCGCACCAGCCGGACGTGAAGCCTTATGCCGTGGTGCAGCTGCGCCGCGATAACAAACTGGGCACGCTTTACAATATCGTGGGCTTTCAGACCAAAATGAAGTATGGCGCGCAGGCCGATGTTTTTAAATGTATTCCGGGTCTTGAAGAGGCCCGGTTTGCGCGCCTGGGCGGCATCCACCGCAACACCTTTCTGAATGCGCCGACGCTGCTGGACGGGCAGATGCGGTTGCGTTCGCAGCCCAATATTCGCTTTGCCGGGCAGATCACCGGCGTTGAAGGGTATGTGGAATCTGCCGCTATGGGTATGCTTGCGGGTCAACTGGCCGCTGCTGAAATCCGCGGGGAGCGGCTGGAAACACCACCCGACACCACGGCCACCGGCGCTCTGATCACCCATATTTCCGGCGGGGCGGAAGCGAAAACCTTTCAGCCGATGAATGTCAATTTCGGTCTCTTTCCCCCGGTGGAAGGGCTCAAAGGCGGGCGGCGCGGCCGCAAAGACCGGTACAAAGCCTATACCGACCGGGGCAAGGGTGACTGGAAAGCCTGGCTCTCCGGGGCCATGGCGCCTGCCTGA
- a CDS encoding class I SAM-dependent DNA methyltransferase, translating to MSKTYLDKVYEARDAASTRELYDKWAGSYEAETAANGYATPGRCAEALRRFTDDLSAPVLDFGCGTGLSGLALKLEGFEVIDGYDLSSDMLREAREKNIYRKLEQIGADDPLPFSPGDYPAIAAIGVIGAGAAPIGLLHTLIRSLTRGGKMVFSFNDHALENPANEAGLCEWLDCGAARLLFREHGPHLPGINLKSNVYVIEKA from the coding sequence ATGAGCAAAACTTATCTCGACAAGGTTTATGAGGCGCGCGATGCGGCCTCGACACGCGAACTCTATGATAAATGGGCCGGGAGCTACGAGGCGGAAACCGCCGCAAACGGCTACGCAACACCCGGGCGCTGCGCCGAAGCGCTGCGCCGGTTTACCGATGATCTCAGCGCCCCGGTGCTTGATTTTGGCTGTGGCACCGGATTGTCAGGGCTGGCGCTGAAACTTGAGGGGTTTGAGGTGATCGACGGGTATGATCTCTCTTCCGATATGCTGCGCGAGGCCCGGGAAAAGAACATCTACCGCAAGCTTGAACAGATCGGGGCAGATGACCCGCTGCCCTTTTCGCCGGGCGACTATCCGGCGATTGCGGCGATCGGTGTCATCGGTGCCGGGGCCGCCCCGATCGGTTTGCTCCACACGCTGATCCGCAGTCTCACAAGGGGCGGTAAAATGGTCTTTTCCTTTAATGATCATGCGCTGGAAAATCCGGCAAACGAGGCTGGCCTGTGCGAATGGCTTGATTGTGGTGCTGCCCGTTTACTGTTTCGCGAGCACGGACCGCACCTTCCGGGTATCAACTTAAAGTCTAACGTCTACGTTATTGAAAAGGCGTGA